The following are encoded together in the Scomber japonicus isolate fScoJap1 chromosome 20, fScoJap1.pri, whole genome shotgun sequence genome:
- the LOC128381659 gene encoding homeobox protein HMX3-B-like, with protein MADSDAQETRQPAKDSPFSIKNLLNIEDKPTKPKTVLASSKGVFEGSLFSRLGDLSFPRFELPTQRIGLSAQYLERASTWWYPYTLGTHLRTGGSEKANLREPLSVHDRRSPDLQKSDQDAKEESADDDIALDESDAEEPKKDTDQEDDWKRKTDDLDSDKKPCRKKKTRTVFSRSQVFQLESTFDIKRYLSSSERAGLAASLHLTETQVKIWFQNRRNKWKRQLAAELEAANLSHAAAQRIVRVPILYHENGAPETTGGPAGNSPGSQSLLAFPHHMYYSHPVPLLRPV; from the exons ATGGCAGACTCTGATGCGCAAGAGACTCGCCAACCTGCAAAAGACTCGCCGTTCTCCATAAAGAACCTGCTGAACATCGAAGACAAACCCACGAAGCCTAAAACTGTCCTCGCCTCATCTAAAGGAGTGTTTGAAGGCAGCCTCTTCTCTCGGCTCGGTGACTTATCTTTCCCTCGGTTTGAGTTGCCCACACAGAGAATTGGACTATCAGCGCAGTATTTGGAAAGAGCGTCTACCTGGTGGTATCCGTACACGCTCGGGACTCATCTGAGGACTGGAG GGTCGGAGAAGGCCAACCTGAGGGAACCCTTGTCTGTACATGACAGGCGCTCCCCTGATCTCCAGAAAAGTGACCAAGATGCCAAAGAGGAAAGCGCTGACGACGACATCGCACTAGATGAAAGTGACGCAGAAGAgccaaaaaaagacacagaccAGGAGGACGActggaagagaaaaacagacgATCTGGACTCCGACAAGAAACCTTGTAGGAAGAAGAAGACGCGCACTGTGTTCTCCAGGAGTCAGGTCTTCCAGCTGGAGTCCACCTTCGACATCAAGCGCTACCTGAGCAGCTCGGAGAGAGCAGGCCTGGCCGCGTCACTGCATCTGACAGAGACGCAGGTCAAAATCTGGTTTCAGAACCGGAGGAATAAGTGGAAAAGGCAGCTGGCCGCGGAGCTGGAGGCGGCCAACTTGAGCCATGCGGCGGCGCAGAGGATTGTGCGGGTACCCATACTTTACCACGAGAACGGAGCCCCAGAGACAACAGGGGGTCCCGCTGGAAACTCACCAGGCAGTCAGTCTCTGCTGGCTTTTCCCCATCACATGTACTATTCCCACCCTGTCCCGCTTCTCAGGCCTGTTTAA
- the bub3 gene encoding mitotic checkpoint protein BUB3 translates to MTGSNEYKLNQGPEDSISAVKFSPSTAQFLLVSSWDCTVRLFDVGGNTMRMKYQHTAPVLDCAFYDPTHSWSGGLDAQLKTHDLNTDQDTIVGTHDAPIRCVEYCPEVNVMVTGSWDRSVRLWDPRTPCNAGTFTQPEKVYTLSVAGDRLIVGTAGRRVLVWDLRNMGYVQQRRESSLKYQTRCIRAFPNKQGYVLSSIEGRVAVEYLDPSQEVQKKKYAFKCHRLKEEGIEHVYPVNAISFHSVHNTFATGGSDGFVNIWDPFNKKRLCQFHRYPTSIASLAFNNDGTMLAIASSYMHEKGDISHPEDAIFIRQVTDAETKPK, encoded by the exons aTGACGGGCTCAAACGAGTACAAACTGAACCAGGGACCAGAGGACAGCATCTCTGCTGTCAAGTTCAGCCCAAGCACAGCTCagttcctgctggtttcctcCTGGGACTGCACTGTCCGTCTCTTTGATGTTGGAGGAAACACCATGCGGATGAAGTACCAGCACACAGCTCCAGTTCTTGACTGTGCTTTTTAT GACCCAACACATTCTTGGAGTGGAGGTTTAGATGCACAATTAAAAACTCATGATTTGAACACGGACCAAG ATACAATAGTTGGAACGCACGATGCCCCCATTCGTTGTGTGGAATACTGCCCAGAGGTTAATGTCATGGTAACGGGCAGCTGGGACAGATCAGTTCGACTGTGGGATCCAAGGACGCCGTGCAACGCAGGCACTTTTACACAGCCTGAGAAG GTATATACGCTGTCAGTGGCTGGAGATAGGCTGATCGTTGGCACAGCTGGAAGACGAGTCCTGGTGTGGGATTTGAGGAACATGGGCTATGTACAGCAAAGAAGAGAGTCCAGCCTCAAGTATCAGACTCGCTGCATTAGAGCCTTCCCCAATAAACAG GGCTACGTCTTGAGTTCAATTGAGGGACGTGTAGCAGTGGAGTACTTGGACCCAAGCCAGGAGGTTCAGAAGAAGAAGTATGCCTTCAAGTGCCACAGgctgaaggaggagggaatTGAACATGTTTATCCTGTCAATGCCATCTCATTTCACAGTGTTCATAACACCTTTGCCACAG GTGGCTCAGACGGCTTTGTGAACATCTGGGACCCTTTCAACAAGAAACGCCTTTGTCAGTTCCACCGGTACCCAACCAGCATCGCCTCACTGGCCTTCAATAACGACGGCACCATGCTTGCCATCGCCTCCTCCTACATGCATGAGAAGGGCGACATCAGCCACCCAGAGGACGCCATCTTCATCCGCCAAGTCACAGATGCTGAGACCAAGCCCAAGTGA
- the LOC128381487 gene encoding zinc finger protein Pegasus-like, with amino-acid sequence MEEIKTEPVDFVKEFQEYLTQQTQHVNMISGSVCGEKETAEPFPAVAPRSEQNGLGPPSVEVSLSVEDGSDVQMDGLERTCDGKYKCSYCSYANKGMARLIEHIRIHTGEKPHRCQLCPFASAYERHLEAHMRSHTGEKPYKCDLCTFRCSDRSNLSHHRRRRHKLVPARVVRSPFSNKRMLTALQKRTGSLGFSRRLLINFSPSSVMMPKSDYLNDMSHKPHHHLNSSEYKNLPQGDENDSCDRGANGLTFNNPLDQLSTLAGQLADLHPESETPASPDRESLKDEKPIIIQQVSGTPVALCSNGMQTSPPTKESPISGHRSCSPEPGFGFENSENAPTASFSNSQPSTPTNVLTTPDKHLLHKCLHCEIHFSDNILYTIHMGCHGYEHPFRCNICGYMCIDKYDFACHFARGQHKK; translated from the exons ATGGAAGAGATTAAGACCGAACCTGTGGATTTTGTGAAGGAATTCCAAGAATACCTGACACAGCAAACCCAGCATGTCAACATGATCTCTGGCTCGGTTTgtggagaaaaagagacagcGGAGCCGTTTCCAGCCG ttGCCCCGAGGAGTGAGCAGAATGGTCTGGGCCCTCCGTCTGTGGAGGTGAGCCTGTCAGTGGAGGATGGCTCAGATGTACAGATGGACGGTCTGGAGAGGACCTGCGATGGAAAGTACAAGTGCAGCTACTGTAGCTATGCCAACAAGGGCATGGCTCGTTTAATAGAGCACATCAGGATCCACACAG GAGAAAAGCCTCACCGCTGTCAGCTGTGCCCATTTGCTTCAGCGTATGAGCGCCACTTGGAAGCCCACATGCGCtcacacacaggagagaagccgtacaagTGTGACCTCTGCACCTTTCGCTGTAGCGATCGCAGCAACCTGTCCCACCACCGCCGCCGCCGGCACAAGCTTGTGCCTGCAAGGGTCGTACGCTCTCCCTTCTCCAACAAGAGAATGTTGACTGCCCTGCAGAAGAGGACGGGCTCGCTCGGCTTCAGTAGGCGACTACTCATCAATTTCAGCCCTTCCTCTGTGATGATGCCAAAGTCAGATTACCTGAATGACATGTCTCACAAGCCCCACCACCATTTGAACAGCAGTGAGTACAAGAATCTTCCCCAGGGGGATGAGAACGATAGTTGTGACAGAGGTGCTAATGGTTTGACGTTTAATAACCCATTGGACCAGCTGTCTACACTTGCTGGCCAGTTGGCAGATCTTCACCCTGAGTCAGAGACTCCTGCATCCCCAGACAGGGAGTCCTTAAAGGACGAGAAGCCCATCATCATACAGCAGGTCTCTGGTACACCGGTTGCATTGTGTTCAAATGGAATGCAGACTTCCCCACCTACAAAAGAGTCTCCCATCTCAGGCCACAGGTCCTGCAGTCCCGAGCCTGGCTTCGGCTTTGAGAACAGCGAGAATGCTCCTACTGCGAGTTTTAGCAACAGCCAGCCGAGCACTCCCACCAATGTCCTGACCACACCAGACAAACATCTCTTGCATAAATGCCTGCACTGTGAAATTCATTTTTCTGACAATATTCTCTATACTATTCACATGGGTTGCCATGGCTACGAACATCCATTCAGATGCAACATCTGCGGTTACATGTGCATAGACAAATATGACTTTGCATGTCATTTTGCTCGAGGGCAACATAAAAAGTGA
- the LOC128381408 gene encoding L-seryl-tRNA(Sec) kinase-like codes for MAAEQAAGVGWAPACLCVLCGLPAAGKSTLSRTVCSTAAKRGWRSTVVSYDDLIPEHAFQAKVSGEDDKLQEMHTEWRLHRQAVLQCIEQFLKKPEVLVVPPTGSSCQINSAAWERCIQALLKHETSDHSQADRAPLIFLLDDNFYYPSMRYEVFQLARKYSLGFCQVYLQCDLESCISRNQSRSEPIPSEVILEMAKRMEPPNPQRNSWETNSILLNTTENIPTCDIQRVMELISSALNNPLSPVEDNTEQKEADRQKCANSVVHQADQTCRRLISEAMKTARESQVPPNRMRSLATQLNESKARFLHNLRKQFLQEVPFSEEDIDVERVVKRAVDVFDNDKNELLLKIINDHS; via the exons ATGGCAGCGGAGCAGGCTGCGGGTGTCGGCTGGGCTCCggcctgtctgtgtgtcctctgcGGGCTGCCGGCTGCGGGGAAGTCCACGCTGTCCCGCACGGTCTGCAGCACCGCCGCAAAGCGTGGATGGAGGTCCACTGTGGTGTCCTATGATGACCTGATCCCCGAGCATGCTTTTCAGGCCAAAGTGTCAGGGGAAGATGACAAACTGCAAGAAATG CACACTGAATGGAGATTGCACAGACAGGCAGTGTTGCAGTGCATTGAGCAGTTCTTGAAGAAGCCTGAAGTGTTGGTAGTGCCACCTACAGGTAGCAGCTGCCAAATCAACAGTGCTGCATGGGAGCGATGCATCCAAGCTCTGCTGAAGCATGAAACATCAGACCACTCTCAGGCTGATCGGGCACCACTCATATTTCTACTGGATGACAATTTCTATTATCCAAGCATGAGATATGAAGTTTTCCAACTTGCAAGAAAGT ATTCACTGGGCTTTTGTCAGGTGTATCTGCAGTGTGATTTAGAGTCATGCATCAGCAGAAACCAGAGCAGGTCTGAACCCATTCCTTCTGAGGTGATACTGGAGATGGCAAAGCGTATGGAGCCTCCAAATCCTCAGAGAAACTCATGGGAGACAAACAGCATTTTACTCAACACTACAGAAAATATTCCCACATGTGACAT TCAGAGGGTGATGGAGTTGATCTCCTCTGCACTGAACAACCCGCTGAGCCCAGTTGAGGACAACACAGAACAAAAG gaaGCTGACCGCCAGAAATGTGCCAATAGTGTGGTTCACCAGGCTGACCAGACCTGTCGACGCCTGATCTCTGAAGCCATGAAGACTGCCAGAG AAAGTCAAGTACCTCCTAATCGTATGAGGTCCTTGGCCACGCAGCTGAATGAATCCAAAGCGAGATTTCTTCACAACCTGAGGAAACAGTTCCTACAGGAAGTGCCTTTCAGTGAAGAGGACATCGATGTGGAACGTGTGGTGAAAAGAGCAGTAGATGTTTTTgacaatgataaaaatgaaCTCTTGTTGAAAATCATAAATGACCATTCTTGA
- the acadsb gene encoding short/branched chain specific acyl-CoA dehydrogenase, mitochondrial — protein sequence MAAPLVRIFSKSCRQLCRPWAASQVGWRTRSTKSSPDMASELAADVVAFPPLQTYSEEESMMREAVKKYAQECIAPFVSKMDENSVMDEEVLRSLFEQGLMGIEIDPQYGGTGSSFFSSILVIEELAKVDPSVAVLCDIQNTLINTLFSKLGTPAQKEQYLSRLSTDMIGSFCLSEAQSGSDAFALKTRAEKHKDYYIINGSKLWISNAEHAGVFLVMANVDPSAGYKGITCFIVDRDTEGLEICKKENKLGLRASSTCPLNLDNVKVPEQNILGNIGHGYKYAIGMLNEGRIGIAAQMLGLAQGCFDNTIPYTRQRMQFGKRIFDFQGMQHQIAHVATQIEAARLLTYNAARLKQAGRPFIKEACMAKYFTAEVATLTTSKCIEWMGGVGFTKDYPIEKYYRDCKIGTIYEGTTNVQLSTMAKFIDKEYDH from the exons ATGGCTGCTCCGTTGGTCAGGATTTTCTCTAAG TCTTGCAGACAGCTCTGTCGCCCTTGGGCTGCAAGTCAAGTAGGATGGAGGACCAGGTCCACGAAATCTTCCCCAGATATGGCTTCAGAGCTGGCAGCTGATGTGGTCGCCTTCCCTCCCCTGCAGACATATTCAGAGGAGGAGAGCATGATGAGGGAAGCAG TGAAAAAGTATGCACAAGAGTGCATTGCTCCCTTTGTGTCAAAGATGGATGAAAATTCTGTCATGGATGAAGAAGTGTTAAGATCTCTCTTTGAACAGGGA TTAATGGGTATTGAGATCGACCCACAATACGGTGGCACTGGCTCATCGTTCTTCTCCTCCATTCTGGTCATTGAGGAACTGGCAAAGGTTGACCCCTCTGTGGCTGTGCTCTGTGACATCCAGAACacactgatcaacacactgTTTTCCAAACTGGGTACACCAGCTCAGAAAGAGCAATACCTCAGCCGACTGTCAACTGACATG ATTGGTAGCTTTTGTCTTTCTGAGGCACAGTCAGGGAGTGACGCCTTTGCACTGAAAACACGTGCTGAAAAACACAAGGACTATTACATCATCAATGGATCCAAGTTGTGGATCAGTAATGCAGAGCATGCAGGTGTATTCCTGGTGATGGCCAATGTAGACCCCTCTGCT GGATACAAAGGCATCACCTGCTTCATTGTGGACCGGGACACAGAGGGGCTTGAGATTTGCAAAAAGGAGAACAAGCTCGGCCTGCGTGCATCCTCCACCTGCCCACTCAACTTGGACAATGTCAAG GTACCGGAGCagaacattttgggaaacatcGGTCATGGGTACAAGTATGCCATTGGAATGTTGAATGAAGGCAGGATTGGAATTGCTGCTCAg atGTTGGGGCTGGCACAGGGTTGCTTTGACAACACTATTCCATACACCAGGCAGAGGATGCAGTTTGGAAAACGTATCTTTGACTTTCAG GGCATGCAGCACCAAATAGCCCATGTAGCAACACAGATTGAAGCTGCTCGGCTGCTGACCTACAACGCTGCTCGTTTGAAGCAAGCCGGCAGACCTTTCATTAAGGAGGCTTGCATGGCTAAATACTTTACTGCAGAG GTTGCGACCTTAACCACATCTAAATGCATTGAATGGATGGGTGGAGTGGGCTTCACCAAAGACTACCCCATAGAGAAATACTACAGAGATTGTAAAATTG GCACCATTTATGAGGGCACGACAAATGTCCAGCTATCTACTATGGCCAAGTTCATTGATAAGGAGTATGACCACTGA